From the genome of Sander lucioperca isolate FBNREF2018 chromosome 1, SLUC_FBN_1.2, whole genome shotgun sequence, one region includes:
- the tbc1d2 gene encoding TBC1 domain family member 2A isoform X2: protein MDGSSLTGNPSAATSRRLPVHADTLQPADWISASEEEDAQRKHQSPAETKRTAERHQSPAERHQSPAETKRTAEKHQSPVEPKRTVETPDHQDPSTQKQKLEDSPTEPDPLNLNVLPTEQQRPEPDQSSPLKPDPLSPDQTPPLKPDPLSPDQKKPDGSLDSPGKFTRRNTDQKTEEDPPPLPPFNPPPLNNQTHKHQTTHPSALDNQTQKHQTTNPPSLDIKLNISESKDQQNQQDPPPEKLTSSAAERRQDSLLNTEAAAQSSQSEASTQAPPVQALQVQAPPVQAPPVQALQVQDPPVQALPVQALQVQAPQVQAPPVQALQVQDPPVQAPPVQALQVQAPPPTQAPPPTLAPPPPPTLEVFCDHTQPGPLPSTRGEPKLCGFLQKQGGPLRAWKQRWFTYEEKKNQLFYYRTPQDVTPLGHVQLCNATFTYPLQAETGTFHIKTPERTFILKAVTQELMLYWLQQLQVKRWQHQQTLDPAHNNNNNNNSADDFLFPVCAEDFLPVLESPLGLVGEEAANVPSQRMPLADVSLKHPLIHIQNSVHSFRRRSTQECSQSVFHVDAPPWITPKSSSSITSVPPSLRSPSEPTVPPPNLSLAEPVGLASPGDGRKSPSLLDSLSRKTKTLSSTMTVSDRTSRLQTEKQILMEEVKAQKELVWILHKALEASQLEKRTCAEFLAADGEQERLELLRHCERQAADLRGRLEAARTEADAARKSLAQRDAQLAELQDNIRSLTEKNNAKQQVIIKLADQVTSCMSSGGGLDSQTFRQLQQEIENLKDDIEAYKTQNQFLNSEIFQLTRLWRTSSEQQKSLMVKCSYLEASNCQVESRYLGVLRQLQELKPLDPVQRGAVQKLIEDALKGELKSVVTLNMARDHDEYGFKIIPDYEVEDMKLLAKIQALEIRSHNLLHQQEGGERHLAGRWAQFLAGRSENDLCPSPELKTLLRGGVPPEYRQRVWRWLIRARTRTVRDRHQRYQQLCEKSRTSPHPASRQIQLDLHRTLTTNQHFSSPSSPALQQLRRILLAFSWQNPAIGYCQGLNRLAAIALLVLHSEEDAFWCLVAVVDAIMPQDYYSKNLLASQADQRVLKEFLAEKLPRLSAHFEEHNIDVSLITFNWFLVVFVESLPSDILLPLWDAFLYEGTKVVFRYTLALFKYKEDEILKLRDSVEIYQYLRFFTKTISDGRRLSSIAFSDMNPFPGRLLRNRRAVQLERVLGELRELEEQQRQFASENAAENARRKDKDLDAAVSEDDDEL, encoded by the exons ATGGATGGAAGCAGCTTGACAGGAAATCCCAGTGCTGCCACGTCTCGCCGGCTTCCTGTCCATGCCGACACGCTTCAACCAGCTGATTGGATCTCGGCTTCAGAGGAGGAAGACGCCCAGCGGAAACATCAGAGTCCTGCAGAGACCAAACGGACCGCAGAGAGAC ATCAGAGTCCTGCAGAGAGACATCAGAGTCCTGCAGAGACCAAACGGACCGCAGAAAAACATCAGAGTCCT GTAGAGCCCAAACGGACCGTAGAGACACCAGACCATCAGGATCCTtcgacacaaaaacagaaactagAAGATTCTCCAACCGAACCGGATCCACTGAACCTAAATGTTCTTCCTACAGAGCAACAAAGACCAGAACCAGATCAGTCTTCTCCACTAAAACCAGATCCTCTCAGTCCAGATCAGACTCCTCCACTAAAACCAGATCCTCTCAGTCCAGATCAGAAGAAACCAGACGGCTCTCTGGACTCTCCCGGGAAGTTCACACGGAGAAACACCG ACCAGAAAACTGAAGAGgacccccctcctcttcctcccttcaACCCTCCACCCCTTAATAATCAAACCCACAAACATCAAACTACCCACCCTTCAGCCCTCGATAATCAAACCCAGAAACATCAAACTACCAACCCTCCATCCCTCGATATCAAGCTCAATATCTCTGAGTCTAAAGACCAGCAGAACCAGCAGGATCCTCCTCCCGAAAAACTCACTTCCTCCGCAGCTGAGAGGCGTCAGGACTCTCTCCTAAACACCGAGGCAGCTGCTCAGTCGTCTCAGAGCGAAGCATCGACCCAGGCCCCGCCAGTCCAGGCTCTGCAGGTCCAGGCTCCGCCAGTCCAGGCCCCGCCAGTCCAGGCTCTGCAGGTCCAGGACCCACCAGTCCAGGCCCTGCCAGTCCAGGCTCTGCAGGTCCAGGCTCCACAGGTCCAGGCCCCGCCAGTCCAGGCTCTGCAGGTCCAGGACCCACCAGTCCAGGCCCCGCCAGTCCAGGCCCTGCAGGTCCAGGCTCCGCCTCCCACCCAGGCTCCACCTCCCACCCTGGCTCCGCCTCCGCCTCCCACCCTCGAGGTGTTCTGTGACCATACGCAGCCGGGCCCTCTGCCCTCTACCAGAG GGGAACCCAAACTGTGCGGTTTCCTGCAGAAGCAGGGCGGGCCCCTGAGGGCCTGGAAGCAGCGCTGGTTCACCTACGAGGAGAAGAAGAACCAGCTGTTCTACTACCGCACGCCACAGGATGTGACGCCCCTCGGCCACGTGCAGCTCTGCAACGCCACCTTCACCTACCCGCTGCAGGCCGAGACGGGCACCTTCCACATCAAGACCCCTGAACGCACCTTCATACTCAAG GCGGTGACCCAGGAGCTGATGCTGTACTggctgcagcagctgcaggttAAACGCTGGCAGCACCAACAGACGTTGGACCcagcacacaacaacaacaacaacaacaactccgCAG AcgacttcctgtttcctgtctgtgcGGAGGACTTCCTGCCAGTGTTGGAGAGTCCGCTGGGTCTGGTGGGGGAGGAGGCAGCCAACGTCCCGTCTCAACGCATGCCGCTCGCCGACGTGTCGCTCAAACATCCGCTCATCCACATCCA GAACTCGGTCCACAGTTTCCGTCGGCGCTCGACCCAGGAGTGCAGTCAGAGTGTGTTTCATGTCGACGCTCCGCCGTGGATTACCCCGAAATCTTCCTCCAGCATCACCTCAG TCCCTCCGTCTCTCAGGAGTCCCAGCGAGCCTACGGTCCCGCCCCCTAACCTCTCATTGGCTGAGCCAGTAGGCCTGGCGTCCCCGGGGGATGGCAGGAAGTCCCCCTCGCTGTTGGACAGCCTGAGCAGGAAGACGAAGACTCTCTCGTCCACCATGACGGTGTCAGACCGGACGTCCCGTCTGCAGACGGAGAAACAGATACTGATGGAGGAAGTCAAAGCTCAGAAG GAGCTGGTGTGGATCCTCCACAAGGCCTTGGAGGCGTCTCAGCTGGAGAAGCGAACGTGTGCAGAGTTTCTGGCGGCGGACGGCGAGCAGGAGCGCCTGGAGCTGCTGCGACACTGCGAGCGGCAGGCGGCCGACCTGCGTGGTCGGCTGGAGGCTGCGAGGACGGAGGCGGACGCCGCCAGGAAGAGTCTGGCTCAGAGAGACGCTCAGCTGGCCGAGCTGCAAGACAACATCCGCAGTCTGACGGAGAAAAACAACGCCAAGCAGCAG gtGATCATAAAGCTGGCGGATCAGGTGACCTCCTGTATGTCCTCCGGCGGCGGTCTGGACTCTCAGACCTTCAGACAGCTTCAGCAGGAGATCGAGAACCTGAAG GATGATATCGAGGCGTATAAAACTCAGAACCAGTTCCTGAACTCTGAGATCTTCCAGCTGACCCGACTCTGGAGGACCAGTTCAGAGCAGCAGAAGAGTCTGATGGTGAAG tgTTCCTACCTGGAGGCCAGTAACTGTCAGGTGGAGAGCCGTTACCTGGGTGTCCTGCGGCAGCTGCAGGAGCTCAAACCTCTGGATCCAGTCCAGCGGGGGGCCGTCCAGAAGCTGATCGAGGACGCTCTGAAAGGAGAGCTGAAGAGCGTTGTCACGCTCAACATGGCAAG AGATCACGACGAGTACGGCTTTAAGATCATCCCTGACTACGAGGTGGAGGACATGAAGCTGCTGGCAAAGATCCAGGCGCTGGAGATCCGCTCGCACAACCTGCTGCACCAG CAGGAGGGCGGTGAGCGCCACCTGGCGGGCCGCTGGGCCCAGTTCCTGGCCGGCCGGTCGGAGAACGACCTCTGTCCGTCCCCGGAGCTGAAGACTCTGCTGCGGGGGGGCGTCCCGCCAGAGTACCGGCAGAGGGTCTGGCGCTGGCTGATCCGGGCCAGAACCAGGACCGTCAGAGACCGCCACCAGCGCTACCAGCAG cTGTGTGAGAAGAGTCGGACGTCTCCCCACCCGGCCTCCAGACAGATCCAGCTGGACCTGCACCGCACCCTGACGACCAATCAGCACTTCTCCTCTCCCTCTAGCCCCGCCCTCCAGCAGCTCCGCCGCATCCTGTTGGCTTTCTCCTGGCAGAACCCTGCCATTGGTTACTGCCAGGGACtcaacag gcTGGCGGCCATTGCTCTGCTGGTCCTTCACAGTGAAGAAGACGCCTTCTGGTGTCTGGTGGCCGTGGTGGACGCCATCATGCCACAGGACTACTACAGCAAGAACCTGCTGGCCTCTCAG GCCGACCAGCGGGTGCTGAAGGAGTTCCTGGCAGAGAAACTTCCCCGCCTGTCGGCTCACTTTGAGGAGCACAACATCGACGTTTCTCTCATCACCTTCAACTGGTTCCTGGTGGTGTTTGTGGAGAGTCTGCCCAGTGACATCCTGCTACCGCTCTGGGACGCCTTTCTGTACGAGGGGaccaag GTTGTGTTCAGGTACACTCTGGCTCTGTTTAAATACAAAGAGGACGAGATCCTGAAGCTCCGCGACAGCGTGGAGATCTACCAGTACCTGCGCTTCTTCACCAAGACCATCTCCGACGGCCG GCGTCTGAGCAGCATTGCGTTCAGCGACATGAACCCGTTCCCCGGCCGGCTGCTGAGGAACCGGCGAGCGGTGCAGCTGGAGCGAGTGCTCGGAGAGCTGAGGGAgctggaggagcagcagagacagTTCGCCTCCGAGAACGCCGCCGAGAACGCACGCCGCAAAGACAAAGACCTGGACGCTGCCGTCAGCGAGGACGACGACGAACTCTGA
- the tbc1d2 gene encoding TBC1 domain family member 2A isoform X1, whose product MDGSSLTGNPSAATSRRLPVHADTLQPADWISASEEEDAQRKHQSPAETKRTAERHQSPAERHQSPAERHQSPAERHQSPAETKRTAEKHQSPVERHQSPSETKRTVEPKRTVETPDHQDPSTQKQKLEDSPTEPDPLNLNVLPTEQQRPEPDQSSPLKPDPLSPDQTPPLKPDPLSPDQKKPDGSLDSPGKFTRRNTDQKTEEDPPPLPPFNPPPLNNQTHKHQTTHPSALDNQTQKHQTTNPPSLDIKLNISESKDQQNQQDPPPEKLTSSAAERRQDSLLNTEAAAQSSQSEASTQAPPVQALQVQAPPVQAPPVQALQVQDPPVQALPVQALQVQAPQVQAPPVQALQVQDPPVQAPPVQALQVQAPPPTQAPPPTLAPPPPPTLEVFCDHTQPGPLPSTRGEPKLCGFLQKQGGPLRAWKQRWFTYEEKKNQLFYYRTPQDVTPLGHVQLCNATFTYPLQAETGTFHIKTPERTFILKAVTQELMLYWLQQLQVKRWQHQQTLDPAHNNNNNNNSADDFLFPVCAEDFLPVLESPLGLVGEEAANVPSQRMPLADVSLKHPLIHIQNSVHSFRRRSTQECSQSVFHVDAPPWITPKSSSSITSVPPSLRSPSEPTVPPPNLSLAEPVGLASPGDGRKSPSLLDSLSRKTKTLSSTMTVSDRTSRLQTEKQILMEEVKAQKELVWILHKALEASQLEKRTCAEFLAADGEQERLELLRHCERQAADLRGRLEAARTEADAARKSLAQRDAQLAELQDNIRSLTEKNNAKQQVIIKLADQVTSCMSSGGGLDSQTFRQLQQEIENLKDDIEAYKTQNQFLNSEIFQLTRLWRTSSEQQKSLMVKCSYLEASNCQVESRYLGVLRQLQELKPLDPVQRGAVQKLIEDALKGELKSVVTLNMARDHDEYGFKIIPDYEVEDMKLLAKIQALEIRSHNLLHQEGGERHLAGRWAQFLAGRSENDLCPSPELKTLLRGGVPPEYRQRVWRWLIRARTRTVRDRHQRYQQLCEKSRTSPHPASRQIQLDLHRTLTTNQHFSSPSSPALQQLRRILLAFSWQNPAIGYCQGLNRLAAIALLVLHSEEDAFWCLVAVVDAIMPQDYYSKNLLASQADQRVLKEFLAEKLPRLSAHFEEHNIDVSLITFNWFLVVFVESLPSDILLPLWDAFLYEGTKVVFRYTLALFKYKEDEILKLRDSVEIYQYLRFFTKTISDGRRLSSIAFSDMNPFPGRLLRNRRAVQLERVLGELRELEEQQRQFASENAAENARRKDKDLDAAVSEDDDEL is encoded by the exons ATGGATGGAAGCAGCTTGACAGGAAATCCCAGTGCTGCCACGTCTCGCCGGCTTCCTGTCCATGCCGACACGCTTCAACCAGCTGATTGGATCTCGGCTTCAGAGGAGGAAGACGCCCAGCGGAAACATCAGAGTCCTGCAGAGACCAAACGGACCGCAGAGAGACATCAGAGTCCTGCAGAGAGACATCAGAGTCCTGCAGAGAGACATCAGAGTCCTGCAGAGAGACATCAGAGTCCTGCAGAGACCAAACGGACCGCAGAAAAACATCAGAGTCCTGTAGAGAGACATCAGAGTCCTTCAGAGACCAAACGGACCGTAGAGCCCAAACGGACCGTAGAGACACCAGACCATCAGGATCCTtcgacacaaaaacagaaactagAAGATTCTCCAACCGAACCGGATCCACTGAACCTAAATGTTCTTCCTACAGAGCAACAAAGACCAGAACCAGATCAGTCTTCTCCACTAAAACCAGATCCTCTCAGTCCAGATCAGACTCCTCCACTAAAACCAGATCCTCTCAGTCCAGATCAGAAGAAACCAGACGGCTCTCTGGACTCTCCCGGGAAGTTCACACGGAGAAACACCG ACCAGAAAACTGAAGAGgacccccctcctcttcctcccttcaACCCTCCACCCCTTAATAATCAAACCCACAAACATCAAACTACCCACCCTTCAGCCCTCGATAATCAAACCCAGAAACATCAAACTACCAACCCTCCATCCCTCGATATCAAGCTCAATATCTCTGAGTCTAAAGACCAGCAGAACCAGCAGGATCCTCCTCCCGAAAAACTCACTTCCTCCGCAGCTGAGAGGCGTCAGGACTCTCTCCTAAACACCGAGGCAGCTGCTCAGTCGTCTCAGAGCGAAGCATCGACCCAGGCCCCGCCAGTCCAGGCTCTGCAGGTCCAGGCTCCGCCAGTCCAGGCCCCGCCAGTCCAGGCTCTGCAGGTCCAGGACCCACCAGTCCAGGCCCTGCCAGTCCAGGCTCTGCAGGTCCAGGCTCCACAGGTCCAGGCCCCGCCAGTCCAGGCTCTGCAGGTCCAGGACCCACCAGTCCAGGCCCCGCCAGTCCAGGCCCTGCAGGTCCAGGCTCCGCCTCCCACCCAGGCTCCACCTCCCACCCTGGCTCCGCCTCCGCCTCCCACCCTCGAGGTGTTCTGTGACCATACGCAGCCGGGCCCTCTGCCCTCTACCAGAG GGGAACCCAAACTGTGCGGTTTCCTGCAGAAGCAGGGCGGGCCCCTGAGGGCCTGGAAGCAGCGCTGGTTCACCTACGAGGAGAAGAAGAACCAGCTGTTCTACTACCGCACGCCACAGGATGTGACGCCCCTCGGCCACGTGCAGCTCTGCAACGCCACCTTCACCTACCCGCTGCAGGCCGAGACGGGCACCTTCCACATCAAGACCCCTGAACGCACCTTCATACTCAAG GCGGTGACCCAGGAGCTGATGCTGTACTggctgcagcagctgcaggttAAACGCTGGCAGCACCAACAGACGTTGGACCcagcacacaacaacaacaacaacaacaactccgCAG AcgacttcctgtttcctgtctgtgcGGAGGACTTCCTGCCAGTGTTGGAGAGTCCGCTGGGTCTGGTGGGGGAGGAGGCAGCCAACGTCCCGTCTCAACGCATGCCGCTCGCCGACGTGTCGCTCAAACATCCGCTCATCCACATCCA GAACTCGGTCCACAGTTTCCGTCGGCGCTCGACCCAGGAGTGCAGTCAGAGTGTGTTTCATGTCGACGCTCCGCCGTGGATTACCCCGAAATCTTCCTCCAGCATCACCTCAG TCCCTCCGTCTCTCAGGAGTCCCAGCGAGCCTACGGTCCCGCCCCCTAACCTCTCATTGGCTGAGCCAGTAGGCCTGGCGTCCCCGGGGGATGGCAGGAAGTCCCCCTCGCTGTTGGACAGCCTGAGCAGGAAGACGAAGACTCTCTCGTCCACCATGACGGTGTCAGACCGGACGTCCCGTCTGCAGACGGAGAAACAGATACTGATGGAGGAAGTCAAAGCTCAGAAG GAGCTGGTGTGGATCCTCCACAAGGCCTTGGAGGCGTCTCAGCTGGAGAAGCGAACGTGTGCAGAGTTTCTGGCGGCGGACGGCGAGCAGGAGCGCCTGGAGCTGCTGCGACACTGCGAGCGGCAGGCGGCCGACCTGCGTGGTCGGCTGGAGGCTGCGAGGACGGAGGCGGACGCCGCCAGGAAGAGTCTGGCTCAGAGAGACGCTCAGCTGGCCGAGCTGCAAGACAACATCCGCAGTCTGACGGAGAAAAACAACGCCAAGCAGCAG gtGATCATAAAGCTGGCGGATCAGGTGACCTCCTGTATGTCCTCCGGCGGCGGTCTGGACTCTCAGACCTTCAGACAGCTTCAGCAGGAGATCGAGAACCTGAAG GATGATATCGAGGCGTATAAAACTCAGAACCAGTTCCTGAACTCTGAGATCTTCCAGCTGACCCGACTCTGGAGGACCAGTTCAGAGCAGCAGAAGAGTCTGATGGTGAAG tgTTCCTACCTGGAGGCCAGTAACTGTCAGGTGGAGAGCCGTTACCTGGGTGTCCTGCGGCAGCTGCAGGAGCTCAAACCTCTGGATCCAGTCCAGCGGGGGGCCGTCCAGAAGCTGATCGAGGACGCTCTGAAAGGAGAGCTGAAGAGCGTTGTCACGCTCAACATGGCAAG AGATCACGACGAGTACGGCTTTAAGATCATCCCTGACTACGAGGTGGAGGACATGAAGCTGCTGGCAAAGATCCAGGCGCTGGAGATCCGCTCGCACAACCTGCTGCACCAG GAGGGCGGTGAGCGCCACCTGGCGGGCCGCTGGGCCCAGTTCCTGGCCGGCCGGTCGGAGAACGACCTCTGTCCGTCCCCGGAGCTGAAGACTCTGCTGCGGGGGGGCGTCCCGCCAGAGTACCGGCAGAGGGTCTGGCGCTGGCTGATCCGGGCCAGAACCAGGACCGTCAGAGACCGCCACCAGCGCTACCAGCAG cTGTGTGAGAAGAGTCGGACGTCTCCCCACCCGGCCTCCAGACAGATCCAGCTGGACCTGCACCGCACCCTGACGACCAATCAGCACTTCTCCTCTCCCTCTAGCCCCGCCCTCCAGCAGCTCCGCCGCATCCTGTTGGCTTTCTCCTGGCAGAACCCTGCCATTGGTTACTGCCAGGGACtcaacag gcTGGCGGCCATTGCTCTGCTGGTCCTTCACAGTGAAGAAGACGCCTTCTGGTGTCTGGTGGCCGTGGTGGACGCCATCATGCCACAGGACTACTACAGCAAGAACCTGCTGGCCTCTCAG GCCGACCAGCGGGTGCTGAAGGAGTTCCTGGCAGAGAAACTTCCCCGCCTGTCGGCTCACTTTGAGGAGCACAACATCGACGTTTCTCTCATCACCTTCAACTGGTTCCTGGTGGTGTTTGTGGAGAGTCTGCCCAGTGACATCCTGCTACCGCTCTGGGACGCCTTTCTGTACGAGGGGaccaag GTTGTGTTCAGGTACACTCTGGCTCTGTTTAAATACAAAGAGGACGAGATCCTGAAGCTCCGCGACAGCGTGGAGATCTACCAGTACCTGCGCTTCTTCACCAAGACCATCTCCGACGGCCG GCGTCTGAGCAGCATTGCGTTCAGCGACATGAACCCGTTCCCCGGCCGGCTGCTGAGGAACCGGCGAGCGGTGCAGCTGGAGCGAGTGCTCGGAGAGCTGAGGGAgctggaggagcagcagagacagTTCGCCTCCGAGAACGCCGCCGAGAACGCACGCCGCAAAGACAAAGACCTGGACGCTGCCGTCAGCGAGGACGACGACGAACTCTGA